From Streptomyces sp. NBC_00683, one genomic window encodes:
- a CDS encoding GNAT family N-acetyltransferase, producing MTDTVIRALTQSDAHLFDSLQSPCLVGRAAFGHRYATVHDGGEYRPEWTWVALRDGVVVARAAWWGGPDDTEPVLVNYFDFAEGEDEAAAELLRRAPWSVEYELIVPAGWRDTPEVRAAAGARIAAAEAAGMKLLVERYRYEWTPGDGLPERPGRLDFREEPDDAVILDVLRRVHSVTLDAHARRSIEGPGGLEKAAQEELDFFNWCPSPRSWWQLAHTRDGELAGIHVPARNPGGPCVGFIGVVPEARGHGYGYDLLVETTHFLAGQGATSIAGATDRGNTPMAAAFSRAGHRIVQERIHLV from the coding sequence ATGACCGATACGGTCATCCGCGCGCTCACCCAGAGCGACGCACACCTTTTCGATTCCCTGCAGAGCCCCTGCCTCGTCGGCCGCGCCGCGTTCGGCCACCGCTACGCCACCGTTCACGACGGCGGTGAGTACCGCCCCGAGTGGACCTGGGTCGCTCTGCGCGACGGAGTCGTCGTCGCCAGGGCGGCCTGGTGGGGCGGCCCCGACGACACCGAGCCCGTGCTGGTCAACTACTTCGACTTCGCCGAGGGCGAGGACGAGGCGGCCGCCGAACTGCTGCGCCGTGCGCCGTGGTCGGTCGAGTACGAGCTGATCGTGCCGGCCGGCTGGCGGGACACCCCCGAGGTGCGGGCAGCCGCCGGGGCACGGATCGCCGCGGCCGAGGCGGCCGGTATGAAGCTGCTGGTCGAGCGCTACCGCTACGAGTGGACGCCCGGGGACGGTCTGCCCGAGCGGCCCGGCAGGCTCGACTTCCGGGAGGAGCCGGACGACGCGGTGATCCTGGACGTCCTGCGGCGGGTCCACTCCGTGACGCTGGACGCCCATGCCCGGCGTTCCATCGAGGGCCCGGGCGGCCTGGAGAAGGCCGCCCAGGAGGAGCTCGACTTCTTCAACTGGTGCCCCTCACCACGCTCCTGGTGGCAGCTCGCCCACACCCGGGACGGCGAGCTCGCCGGAATCCACGTTCCGGCGCGCAATCCGGGCGGGCCGTGCGTCGGCTTCATCGGGGTCGTGCCCGAGGCGCGTGGTCACGGCTACGGCTACGACCTGCTCGTGGAGACCACGCACTTCCTGGCCGGCCAGGGTGCGACGTCGATCGCGGGCGCGACCGACCGGGGCAACACTCCGATGGCTGCCGCGTTCTCCCGGGCCGGTCACCGCATCGTGCAGGAGCGCATCCACCTGGTGTGA